One genomic segment of Erythrolamprus reginae isolate rEryReg1 chromosome 2, rEryReg1.hap1, whole genome shotgun sequence includes these proteins:
- the LOC139161853 gene encoding uncharacterized protein: MDLPLEEPPTQRLSEPLPAPPNSVPVCELQTAVPCFAEEAVPFLSVNSLLSQSLLRAAGSLGAQQREQGVSSAMARRKREFTPDEKKDDGYWDKRKKNNEAAKRSREKRRVSDLALEGRVLALLEENARLKAELLALKFRFGLIRDPVEAPQPALTLGSELHRPATLPQNFPVAPELPRCPCTFHPEPATSSEDSGFSTPGSSNLGSPVFFEERDRSEEGIVYERHGLAPDASADGADLGRVGRYDAVDGIKGLPHKLRFKMAVGSEEIAGETSGHCPPSPPGGTWRGPVTRKEQPSAGCSSGTPAAESNCETEVPGVTKEPECQEENISLQCQLASLSAEVAQLKKLFSEQILIKMN, translated from the coding sequence ATGGATCTGCCTTTGGAGGAGCCTCCAACCCAGCGTCTGTCAGAACCTCTACCAGCACCTCCAAATTCCGTGCCAGTGTGTGAGCTCCAGACTGCTGTGCCTTGTTTTGCAGAGGAGGCGGTGCCATTCCTCTCTGTCAATAGCTTGTTGAGCCAATCCCTGCTCAGGGCAGCGGGCAGCCTGGGGGCAcagcagagagagcaaggagTGTCCTCAGCCATGGCCCGGCGCAAGCGTGAATTCACCCCAGACGAGAAGAAGGATGATGGCTACTGGGacaagaggaagaagaataaCGAAGCAGCCAAGCGCTCTCGAGAGAAACGGAGGGTCAGTGATTTAGCCCTGGAGGGGCGAGTTTTGGCCCTGCTGGAGGAAAATGCCCGCCTGAAGGCAGAACTCTTAGCCCTCAAGTTTCGCTTTGGCTTAATCCGGGATCCAGTAGAAGCTCCTCAACCAGCACTTACGCTGGGCAGTGAACTCCATCGGCCAGCCACTCTTCCCCAGAACTTCCCAGTGGCTCCTGAACTACCCCGCTGCCCTTGCACTTTCCACCCGGAGCCAGCTACCAGCTCCGAGGACTCTGGCTTTTCCACCCCAGGGAGCTCCAACCTGGGAAGTCCTGTCTTTTTTGAGGAACGTGACAGGTCAGAGGAAGGAATTGTGTACGAGAGGCATGGCCTAGCACCCGATGCTTCAGCTGATGGAGCTGATCTGGGCCGTGTTGGCCGCTACGATGCTGTAGACGGCATCAAAGGTCTTCCCCACAAGTTGCGCTTCAAAATGGCGGTGGGTTCAGAGGAGATAGCTGGAGAGACATCTGGACATTGCCCACCTTCTCCACCAGGAGGAACCTGGAGGGGGCCAGTGACACGGAAAGAGCAGCCCAGCGCAGGGTGTTCTTCAGGCACCCCGGCAGCTGAGAGTAACTGTGAAACCGAAGTCCCTGGGGTCACTAAAGAACCTGAGTGCCAGGAAGAGAACATCTCCCTACAATGTCAGCTGGCCTCACTTTCAGCCGAGGTGGCCCAACTGAAAAAACTCTTCTCTGAACAAATCCTCATCAAGATGAATTGA